The nucleotide window CCGCGAACGCCGCGTCGAGAGTCTCACCGAGGCGATCGACAATTCGAGTGGCCGGTTCGTTCACGTCGATCCACTCGCCGTCGGTCCGGTTGGCGACCTCTCTGAGTTCGTTGTCCGTGCGGTCGTCACACGGCGGCGAGTGGACCGCACACGAACTCGTCGCCGGTCCGGCGGGCGAGATGGCGACGAGGTGGGCGTCCCCGAGCGCGTCGATCGCTGCCGCGCGGGTGGCGTTCGAACTGTCGTCGTCTTCGTCGGTCATGACGACGACGAGCGTCGTGGCGTTCGCGCGCAGATCGAGGTCGGTGGCGGTCAGGATGGCGTCGGAGGCGTTCTCGCGGTTCCCGCCGACGGGGTAGTGCATCGCCCGCTCGATCGCCCCGAATGACGCGGTCATGTTCTGTTCGACCCGGGCCGTCGCGTTGTAGGTCACCAGTCCGTACCGGTCGTCGACGCCGTGGGCGTCGAGGGTGTCGTCGAGCCGTCCGATCTCCTGAGCCATGTGGTAGCGATTCTCGTTCGTGCTCTCCGATCGATCGAACACGAAGACCACGTCGATCTGGGTCTCGTTGGCGTCGTCGGCGGCATTCGCGAGCGCGGTCGTCTCGCTCGCGGCGGTCACCGGCAGGGCCATCAGCGCGAAAACGAGTGCCGTCAGCACGGCGACGGACACGGCCAGCCAGAGCATGCGACGCCGTGATCGGCGGTCGCCGTCCACGTTGTCCGGTATCGGTCGGTCGGTCCTGAGAGACATGGTAGATCCTACTGCGAGAAGCGGCGTAGTTACGAGCGGCTTACTGTCACCGCTCGCGAACCGGTGCGCGCGACGGGGATGGACGCCAGGGGCCCCACACAGCGAGTAGGCGGTGGGTAACAACGACCGATCGTCTCGGTGTTCGACCCGTGACCGAACTGGGGACCGTGGGCTGGCCGCGACCGTCCGTCGACGGTCAGCGTCGGCCGATCGGACAGACAGCGCCGTCTGACGCCGACCGATGAACGCCCCGTCGGGGCTGATCGGCCGCTTTCTCTCGCTGTTCGGCTCGAAAGTCGCCGCGACGGTGCTCGCGGTGCTCACGACGCCGATCATCGTCCGCTTGCTCGGGGCCGGCGCGTACGGCGACTACGCCGTCGTGCTCTCGATCTATTCGCTGTACATGATCCCGATCAGCGCCGCCGTCGCCGAAGGCGTCCAGAAGTTCGTCGCCGAGTCTCGGGACGATGGCTGGGTCGAGCGCGTCCTCCAGGTGTATTTCGTCCTCGGACTCGGCCTGGCGCTGCTCGGCAGCGCCGTCCTGATCGTCGCGACCCACCTCGGCGCGGGGCGACTGCTCGGAGAGGGGTTCTCCGGGTATCTGTACGTCCTCGCGGCGTTCATCCTCGTCGGTCAGTTTCGCGCACTGTCGACGCACACCCTGCTCGGGTTCAGCCTCGAATACGTCTCGGGGCCGCTCGACGTACTCAAGAAGGCGACGACCGTCACCGTCGGTATCGCGCTCGTCCTCGGCGGGCTGAGTGTCGTCGGCATGCTGATCGGCCACGTCGTCGCGAACGCGCTCGTCGCGGTGATCGCCGCGAGCGTCGTCCTCCGGCGGGTCTCCGTGCGCCGACTGGTGACCGTCCCCCGGTCGGTCCCGATTCGGGAGTTGCTCTCCTTTAACCTGCTCAACGTCGCGGTGGTCTTTCTGGTGATGTCGCTGTTCCACATCGACGTGATCATGGTCCGGACGCTGGTCGGTGACGACGCCACCGGATATTACAAGGCCGCGCTCGCGCTGGCCGAGTACCTCTGGATCGTCCCGATCGTCCTCCAGCAGTTGTTGATCCACTCGACCTCGCGGCTCTGGAGCGAACAGCGTCACGCGGCGATCACGGATCTCGCCAGTCGGATCACCCGCTACACCGCGTTGCTCGTCGGACTCATGGCGATCGGACTCGCGGTGTTGGCCGACCGGGTGGTCGTGCTCTACTACGGTGGACCCTTCATCGTCGCCGCCACGCCGTTGATCGTATTGCTCCCCGGCGCGGTCGGGTTCGCCATCGCCCGACCGTTGCAGGCGATTTGTCAGGGATCGGGCCAACTCCGCGCGCTCGTCCTCGCGGTCGGCACGACGGCAGTGCTCAACGTCGTCCTCAACGGGATGCTCATCGTTCCCTTCGGCATTCTGGGCGCAGCGACCGCGACGAGTGTCGCGTACGGGTCGATGGTCGTCGCACTGGTCTGGACGTCGCGTCGGATCGGGTTCGACCCGTTGAGCGACCTCCGCCTCCCCAGGATCGGGGCGACCGTCCTGATCACGGGCATCGTGATTGTCG belongs to Halococcoides cellulosivorans and includes:
- a CDS encoding vWA domain-containing protein; the protein is MSLRTDRPIPDNVDGDRRSRRRMLWLAVSVAVLTALVFALMALPVTAASETTALANAADDANETQIDVVFVFDRSESTNENRYHMAQEIGRLDDTLDAHGVDDRYGLVTYNATARVEQNMTASFGAIERAMHYPVGGNRENASDAILTATDLDLRANATTLVVVMTDEDDDSSNATRAAAIDALGDAHLVAISPAGPATSSCAVHSPPCDDRTDNELREVANRTDGEWIDVNEPATRIVDRLGETLDAAFADAAERSIDRPEFEVTDTRANRTTVQIGSAVGVTVTVANTGSAAGEYTAYLSHSGRLVDEQRVEIPADGEQTLTLAHAFDQSGTYELFVTHEPAVTVTVLPGASETPPTTTAADGAAGTTDAPAARASFVPGVALVAALIAIVALAAVTVRAV
- a CDS encoding oligosaccharide flippase family protein, whose product is MNAPSGLIGRFLSLFGSKVAATVLAVLTTPIIVRLLGAGAYGDYAVVLSIYSLYMIPISAAVAEGVQKFVAESRDDGWVERVLQVYFVLGLGLALLGSAVLIVATHLGAGRLLGEGFSGYLYVLAAFILVGQFRALSTHTLLGFSLEYVSGPLDVLKKATTVTVGIALVLGGLSVVGMLIGHVVANALVAVIAASVVLRRVSVRRLVTVPRSVPIRELLSFNLLNVAVVFLVMSLFHIDVIMVRTLVGDDATGYYKAALALAEYLWIVPIVLQQLLIHSTSRLWSEQRHAAITDLASRITRYTALLVGLMAIGLAVLADRVVVLYYGGPFIVAATPLIVLLPGAVGFAIARPLQAICQGSGQLRALVLAVGTTAVLNVVLNGMLIVPFGILGAATATSVAYGSMVVALVWTSRRIGFDPLSDLRLPRIGATVLITGIVIVAIESVLVRDIVALSIVPPTGAAVFGATALATGALDRAELRDLAERSPLNWPV